In Hymenobacter volaticus, the genomic window TTTGCAGGACGTAACGCTAGTTGGCTTTTCAATGGGCGGCGGCGAAGTGGCCCGCTACATGAGCCGCCACGGTGGGGCCCGCGTAGCCAAAGTGGCGTTCGTGTCGGCCGTGACGCCCTTCTTGCTGAAGACCGACGACAACCCCGACGGAGTTCCGCAACCGGTGTTCGACGACATTCAAGCCAACATCGCCAAAGACAGGTTCGACTTTCTACAATCGTTTGGCAAGGATTTCTACGGCGTAGGGGTACTGAGCAAGCCCGTTAGCCAGGCCGTCCTCGATTGGTCGTTTGGTATGGCTTCGCTCGGTTCGCATCAAGCCACTGTCGCCTGCGCACACGCTTTCGCCGAAACCGACTTCCGCCCTGACTTAGCGACCATCAACGTTCCCGCCCTCGTGATTCACGGCGACGAAGACAAAACGGTTCCAATTAAAAACAGCGGTGCCCGGATGACGGAACACCTGAAACAAGCCAACTATCTTGTTTACGAAGGAGCTCCCCACGGCTTATTTATCACCAACAAGGACCAACTGAACCGCGACTTACTCGCCTTCGTCGCTGGTTCATAAGCACAGATGCTTCTTGGCGCTTGTAATAACGGAATGCCCCTGGTTTCAATTGAAGCCAGGGGCATTTTGTATAAGTTAAGAAGTGTAACCGTTAGAAAGATGCATCCTGTTCAGAGCTGTATCATCGACAGACTACAATGCCATGCAGCGGTGCCAGAAGCATAAGAACTTTTAGCACTGCTGCGTATTGAGTGCTCT contains:
- a CDS encoding alpha/beta fold hydrolase, with product MSYIKAGQDANGEDIKLHYTDQGQGKPVVLIHGWPQNHEAWTYQLGELPKHGLRVIAYTRRGFGNSSKPFEGYNYDTLADDLKVVLDTLDLQDVTLVGFSMGGGEVARYMSRHGGARVAKVAFVSAVTPFLLKTDDNPDGVPQPVFDDIQANIAKDRFDFLQSFGKDFYGVGVLSKPVSQAVLDWSFGMASLGSHQATVACAHAFAETDFRPDLATINVPALVIHGDEDKTVPIKNSGARMTEHLKQANYLVYEGAPHGLFITNKDQLNRDLLAFVAGS